From the genome of Candidozyma auris chromosome 2, complete sequence, one region includes:
- a CDS encoding TATA-binding protein-associated factor TAF11 has product MSCRALTSKLGYSINQNHLPINMSNMDDEEILSDVSLDEDDEELIWRVFYASKEDSNKAEDQLENDQDEELSDLSDIEDQELVQKYKHLKQQESAPLSEDDKKKLLITSFTEEQMDKFEAYRRSSINKAGVRKLCNGALNQSIPENMAKILAGLSKSFLGDIITKAFEIQEREYKAQLILDIDAKKRRKKETLRRIEKGEDISNVPPERKLEYLGDRKGPLQPEHIREAWRLYKLESSGAYSSQWRTQGEGDGKFFR; this is encoded by the coding sequence ATGTCCTGCAGAGCGCTCACATCAAAACTTGGATACTCCATCAATCAAAACCACCTTCCTATCAATATGAGCAATATGGACGACGAGGAGATCTTAAGTGATGTCAGTCTAGATGAGgacgatgaagaattgatcTGGAGGGTGTTCTACGCGTCAAAAGAGGACTCGAACAAGGCTGAAGACCAACTCGAGAATGATCAGGATGAGGAACTATCAGATCTTAGCGACATTGAGGATCAGGAATTGGTACAAAAATACAAGCATCTCAAGCAACAAGAATCAGCACCACTACTGGAggatgacaagaagaaacttctCATTACATCGTTTACTGAAGAGCAGATGGACAAGTTCGAAGCATACAGAAGATCGTCGATCAACAAGGCAGGTGTGAGGAAGCTCTGTAACGGTGCTTTGAACCAATCAATACCCGAGAACATGGCTAAGATACTAGCTGGTCTATCGAAGCTGTTTCTTGGTGACATTATCACAAAAGCCTTTGAGATACAAGAACGTGAATACAAGGCCCAACTTATCCTTGACATAgatgcaaagaaaaggcgcaaaaaagaaacactcAGAAGGattgaaaaaggtgaagacaTATCCAATGTCCCTccagaaagaaagcttgagTACCTCGGAGATAGAAAAGGACCACTTCAACCAGAACATATACGCGAAGCTTGGAGACTATACAAGCTCGAAAGCAGTGGTGCCTATCTGTCACAGTGGAGAACACAGGGAGAGGGAGATGGTAAGTTTTTCAGGTAA
- the NAG1 gene encoding Nag1p — protein sequence MRQAIFSSTEDASTYLANYVIDKINDFNPTPSKPFVLGLPTGSSPEGVYARLVQAYKNGKVSFKNVVTFNMDEYLGLEPTHPQSYHYFMYDKLFNHVDIPRENINILNGLAADVEKECADYEAKIKKYGRINLFLGGLGPEGHLAFNEAGSSRDSRTRKVSLVESTKKANSRFFENDPSKVPSYALSVGISTVLNNSDEIAIIVMGANKKFALDKTLHGKPNDPQFPSTYLRDHSNVLIVCDHAAAGLGSKL from the coding sequence ATGAGACAAGctattttttcttccacCGAAGACGCTTCCACATACCTTGCCAACtatgtcattgacaagatcaacgacttcaacCCTACACCTTCAAAGCCATTTGTACTTGGCCTCCCCACGGGGTCTTCTCCAGAGGGCGTTTACGCTCGTCTTGTTCAGGCTTACAAAAACGGCAAGgtttctttcaaaaatgtcgtgACTTTCAATATGGACGAGTACCTTGGCCTCGAGCCAACTCACCCCCAGCTGTACCATTACTTCATGTACGACAAGTTGTTTAACCACGTGGACATCCCAAGagaaaacatcaacatcttgaatGGGCTTGCTGCCGATGTTGAGAAGGAGTGTGCTGATTACGAGgcaaagatcaagaagtacgGCCGCATTAACTTATTTTTGGGAGGATTGGGCCCTGAGGGCCACTTGGCATTCAACGAGGCTGGTTCATCCAGAGACTCCAGGACGCGGAAGGTCAGTCTTGTGGAATCTACCAAGAAGGCCAACTCGAGATTCTTTGAGAACGATCCTTCAAAGGTCCCATCGTATGCTTTGTCTGTTGGCATCTCTACCGTGTTGAACAACTCAGACGAAATCGCCATCATCGTCATGGGggccaacaagaagtttgCTTTGGACAAGACCTTGCACGGAAAGCCTAATGATCCACAATTCCCTTCAACATATTTGAGGGATCACAGCAACGTGTTGATAGTGTGCGACcatgctgctgctggtttGGGCTCCAAGTTGTAA
- the DAC1 gene encoding Dac1p: MLLQFTNCHLCDHGIITHNTDLFVDTETGKIVAPPKNKKVSVKKVDLGGHILAPGYIDIQNNGIYGLNFSNLKEDSSADEIARFKAFYRDAMAKYMRTGVTSMCPTVTSNFPGTYEKVLPVYKKTRSESMCDSLGAHCEGPFISPAKKGCHPVETFTDATKEGGLARVYGQQNLLENVAIVTAAPEIPGVLDAIPELTENDVIFSVGHTSADYKTSLEAVHKGASMITHLYNAMPQPHHRDVGVVGLVTSPSTGMDSPYFGIICDGVHVAPSMCVLAYRANPDKCVLTTDAMHLIGLPDGTYKWDQQRSSRRVQDFILKAQRHWQWANISLAQAVKTVTNNAADSLNVSNEKGYLKVGCDADLVVLDNEGYIKTVYKCGQAVPSIDERVSASL; the protein is encoded by the exons ATGTTGCTACAATTCACTAATTGCCATCTTTGCGACCACGGCATCATCACCCACAACACAGATCTCTTCGTCGATACTGAGACAGGCAAGATCGTTGCCCCaccaaagaacaagaaggtgctggtgaagaaagttgaCCTTGGCGGCCATATCTTGGCTCCTGGATACATCGACATTCAAAACAACGGTATCTATGGTTTGAACTTCAGCAATCTCAAGGAAGACTCTCTGGCGGATGAGATTGCTCGCTTCAAGGCCTTCTACAGAGATGCCATGGCCAAATACATGAGAACTGGTGTTACCTCGATGTGCCCCACCGTGACGTCGAATTTTCCAGGCACTTATGAAAAGGTGTTGCCTGTTTACAAGAAAACCAGATCGGAAAGCATGTGTGACTCGCTAGGTGCTCACTGTGAAGGGCCCTTCATTAGTCCCGCTAAGAAGGGATGCCACCCAGTAGAGACCTTCACTGATGccacaaaagaaggaggttTGGCCAGAGTTTACGGCCAGCAGAATTTGCTTGAGAACGTTGCCATTGTCACGGCCGCCCCTGAGATCCCGGGTGTGTTGGACGCTATTCCCGAGCTCACAGAAAACGACGTCATCTTCTCTGTTGGCCACACATCGGCAGATTACAAGACGAGTTTGGAAGCTGTCCACAAGGGCGCCTCCATGATCACACACTTATACAACGCCATGCCTCAGCCACATCACAGAGACGTTGGCGTGGTTGGTCTTGTCACCTCTCCTTCCACAGGCATGGACAGCCCTTACTTTGGCATCATCTGCGATGGTGTTCATGTCGCCCCCTCCATGTGCGTTTTGGCCTACAGAGCCAACCCAGATAAGTGTGTTCTCACGACAGATGCCATGCACTTGATTGGATTGCCTGATGGCACTTATAAGTGGGATCAACAAAGATCGTCAAGAAGGGTCCAAGACTTTATCTTGAAGGCACAACGACATTGGCAG TGGGCCAATATCTCCTTGGCGCAGGCTGTCAAGACCGTCACCAATAACGCTGCTGACTCTCTTAATGTCTCGAATGAGAAGGGTTACTTGAAAGTTGGCTGTGATGCCGACTTGGTCGTCTTGGACAATGAAGGGTACATCAAGACGGTTTACAAGTGTGGTCAGGCCGTCCCTTCCATTGACGAACGTGTGtctgcttctctttga
- the ARO7 gene encoding chorismate mutase ARO7, producing the protein MDFQKVETVLDLSNIRAALVRMEDTIVFDLIERSQFFESPSVYEVNKYQIEGFSGSFMEWLLLQTEKTHSQVRRYEAPDETPFFADQILKPILPSIQYPKILASYSDDITVNDEIKKFYVEKIVPQVACGKGDQFENSGSVAVCDVECLQALSRRIHFGKFVAEAKFRQDRELYTKLIEARDVKGIEASITNSAVEEKILERLKEKCEAYGTDPGLRWSQLMQSKVKPEVIVQLYKEYVIPLTKRVEVDYLLRRLEDPM; encoded by the coding sequence ATGGACTTCCAGAAGGTTGAGACAGTGCTTGATCTCAGCAACATCCGTGCTGCTCTCGTGCGTATGGAAGACACCATTGTCTTCGATCTTATCGAGAGATCGCAATTCTTTGAGCTGCCCAGTGTATATGAAGTCAACAAGTACCAGATCGAAGGGTTTCTGGGCCTGTTCATGGAATGGCTACTTTTGCAAACGGAGAAAACACACTCACAAGTCAGAAGATATGAAGCGCCTGACGAAACGCCATTTTTTGCTGATCAGATACTCAAGCCAATCCTTCCGTCGATCCAGTACCCAAAGATTCTTGCATCCTACAGCGATGACATCACTGTCAAcgatgagatcaagaagttttACGTGGAGAAAATCGTTCCACAAGTTGCATGCGGCAAGGGCGACCAATTTGAGAATTCAGGCTCAGTGGCCGTTTGCGACGTGGAGTGTTTGCAAGCGCTCTCACGGCGTATCCACTTCGGTAAGTTTGTTGCCGAGGCCAAATTCAGACAAGATAGAGAGCTCTACACCAAGCTCATTGAAGCGCGCGACGTCAAGGGAATCGAGGCCAGCATCACAAACAGTgcagttgaagagaagatcttggagcggttgaaggagaaatGTGAAGCGTATGGCACTGATCCTGGGTTGAGGTGGTCGCAGTTGATGCAGCTGAAAGTGAAGCCAGAGGTGATTGTGCAATTGTACAAGGAGTATGTGATTCCACTCACCAAAAGGGTTGAAGTCGACTACTTACTTCGAAGACTCGAAGACCCAATGTAa
- the HXK1 gene encoding hexokinase produces the protein MLAHPSSKPSESDLSLGSSPNTSLVDESHMAKALYDFSRGVNSNTLGVHADGMVKAFNEALLSNDALTMLPNYSINPTGEEFGCYLVIDLGGSTLRVAIVSHRIHIVTSKKWIVENSAKTINKQFFKWIGSKIIETIESQNVMKREQIIYTGITWSFALESVSYNSANVCHVGKGYVVEDSVKGKDLKKLLEDSLLEHYNVRLDVKSILNDSLAVYAAGSFIDKNIKLALVLGTGLNMCCCLDSSDKIIEAKHLGGEKTILFNTEMSLFGGNIIDDIFTSFDTQIDPRFKHNLHFAPHMSMDPETNTIFQPTELLTSGRYLPELVRLALVESINDGEIFANQKHHTDKLTVAYDGFSGELMCLISETDDNKAIARALAKQYGWDDSKILMNDVITLKLLVDAVIRRAAFVVATCIVSLVKLLVQHNGKLDTEVVKIGFVGSVLEYFNRYRELIESYANKCQDMVDMNLKIELRSVEESSIVGAAIGAAYHRDH, from the exons ATGCTCGCCCATCCTTCGAGCAAACCCTCAGAGTCTGATCTTTCCTTGGGTCTGAGCCCCAACACCTcgcttgttgatgaatcCCACATGGCAAAGGCCCTCTACGACTTCTCCAGAGGAGTCAACTCAAACACTTTAGGTGTCCACGCTGATGGAATGGTCAAGGCCTTCAACGAGGCGCTTCTCTCAAATGACGCTCTCACGATGCTTCCAAACTACAGTATCAACCCAACTGGTGAAGAGTTCGGCTGCTACCTTGTGATTGATTTGGGTGGCTCCACGCTTCGTGTAGCGATAGT ATCGCACAGAATCCACATTGTCACTTCGAAGAAATGGATCGTTGAAAATTCGGCCAAGACCATTAATAAgcaattcttcaagtggATCGGCTCGAAGATCATCGAGACGATAGAACTGCAGAATGTAATGAAGCGTGAACAAATCATTTACACGGGTATCACCTGGTCGTTCGCTTTGGAGTCTGTGTCGTACAATTCCGCCAACGTGTGCCATGTTGGTAAAGGTTACGTTGTCGAGGACAGCGTAAAGGgcaaagacttgaagaagttaTTGGAAGATAGTCTTTTGGAGCACTACAATGTGCGCCTTGACGTCAAGTCCATTTTGAACGATTCGCTCGCTGTCTACGCTGCTGGTTCCTTCATAgacaaaaacatcaagTTGGCTTTAGTCTTGGGCACGGGTCTCAACATGTGTTGCTGCCTTGATTCTTCGGACAAAATTATCGAAGCCAAGCATTTGGGCGGAGAGAAGAccatcttgttcaacacaGAAATGTCCCTCTTTGGCGGCAAcatcattgatgacatCTTCACATCTTTTGACACTCAAATCGACCCTCGTTTCAAACACAACTTGCATTTCGCTCCTCATATGAGCATGGACCCAGAGACAAATACCATCTTCCAGCCAACTGAGCTCTTGACCTCCGGAAGGTACTTGCCTGAGTTGGTGAGATTGGCACTTGTCGAGAGTATTAATGACGGAGAGATATTTGCCAACCAGAAGCACCACACCGACAAACTTACTGTTGCCTATGATGGATTCTCTGGTGAATTGATGTGTCTCATTTCTGAGACTGATGACAACAAGGCTATCGCTAGGGCCCTCGCCAAACAGTATGGCTGGGACGACTCTaaaatcttgatgaacGATGTTATCACGTTGAAGCtacttgttgatgctgtCATTCGTAGAGCCGCCTTCGTTGTTGCCACTTGCATTGTTTCGCTCGTCAAGTTGTTGGTTCAGCACAACGGCAAGCTCGACACCgaggtggtgaagatcgGTTTCGTTGGTTCTGTCTTGGAGTACTTCAACCGTTACCGTGAGTTGATTGAGAGCTACGCTAACAAATGCCAGGACATGGTGGACATGAATTTGAAGATCGAGCTTCGCTCAGTCGAAGAGAGTTCCATTGTTGGTGCTGCTATAGGAGCTGCATACCATAGAGATCATTAA
- the BTA1 gene encoding Bta1p, which yields MSQIFLDVEPTKVLFGGSLTLVALILFSSTLNQFVRSVSVFAWACFVKPFIHKVHNKPTEQQQALELFYSNQAHIYDKTRSYLLKGREDCLSLAAAHIPNKNGKLVWVDIGGGTGKNIEMMDSVLPLLKNFEAIYLIDLSPSLCEIARQRFAGKPYEHLVQVMVADAADFTISHDKADLITFSYSLSMIPTFNSVIDHAVDLLDSSNGVIASVDFGVQSSDTYMGRINTVGGIVNRNIPWLLRNFWRIWFEADKIFLDSARRNYLEYKFGTLKSLNCYNNMMGKIPYYVWIGCDKTRSSALLHRINCLATESPYLAPSDETQAQEYDIPVSKGHEAALSNFRKNLPFPSTYYQRQPWRVYFDEINPQYQQFRNQYIYGFTWEDPREDHNILKFSGDDTVLAITSAGDNILDYAALPDPPKKIHAVDLNPCQNHLLELKLASFKTLDQAQVWKIFGDGKIANFRELLISQLSANMSSNAFQFWADNGEVTFNPSGKGLYDTGSTRWALRLAKAVFTIFGANKYINELCSCTNMKDQIKIWEEKVRPTLLNPVVATLLIGNPIFLWKALGVPANQAQMMGDSVFKYVVDTLDPVVRRSLISTDNYFYYLTLKGRYSPKNCPTYLTEKGFKNLTTVRKDGTAPIDNIRLHTDTLNDVFARLSKKSITIAIIMDHMDWFDPSGEDARKEIEAVKQCLVPGGRVMLRSAAQFPWYIKTFESCGFKCKPAAIRHSGESIDRINMYSSTWVCTKIDDRKPQGARRRMSSLKI from the coding sequence ATGCTGCAGATTTTCTTGGACGTGGAGCCAACCAAGGTCCTCTTTGGAGGGTCTCTCACTCTCGTTGCACtcatcttgttctcttcGACCTTGAATCAATTCGTGAGATCGGTGCTGGTGTTTGCCTGGGCTTGCTTTGTCAAGCCTTTTATCCACAAGGTGCACAACAAGCCAACCGAACAACAGCAGGCGCTTGAGTTGTTCTACAGTAACCAGGCGCACATCTATGATAAGACACGCAGCTATTTGTTGAAGGGCAGGGAGGATTGCCTTCTGTTGGCTGCTGCACACATCCCCAACAAAAACGGCAAGCTTGTGTGGGTCGATATTGGTGGTGGAACAGGCAAGAATATTGAGATGATGGATCTGGTGTTGCcgctcttgaagaacttcgaGGCTATTTATTTGATCGACTTGctgccttctctttgtGAAATTGCACGCCAACGGTTTGCCGGCAAGCCTTACGAGCACCTTGTGCAAGTAATGGTGGCAGACGCTGCTGACTTCACCATCAGCCATGACAAGGCCGACTTGATCACCTTCTCTTACTCGTTGCTGATGATTCCAACATTCAATTCTGTCATTGACCACGCAGTGGACCTCTTGGACAGCTCCAACGGTGTCATTGCTagtgttgattttggcGTCCAGAGCTCTGACACCTACATGGGCAGGATCAACACGGTTGGCGGAATCGTGAACAGAAACATCCCATGGCTTCTCAGAAACTTCTGGCGCATCTGGTTTGAAGCAGACAAAATCTTCTTGGACAGTGCTAGACGTAACTACTTGGAGTACAAGTTCGGAACACTCAAGTCTTTGAACTGTTACAACAACATGATGGGCAAGATTCCATACTATGTCTGGATTGGCTGTGACAAGACTAGATCCTCTGCTTTGCTTCATCGTATTAATTGCCTCGCCACAGAGTCACCTTACCTTGCACCCTCTGACGAAACACAGGCACAAGAGTACGATATCCCAGTAAGTAAGGGCCATGAAGCTGCCTTGTCGAACTTCCGCAAGAACTTGCCTTTCCCGTCCACCTATTACCAGCGTCAGCCTTGGAGAGTGTActttgacgagatcaaCCCACAGTACCAACAATTCAGGAACCAGTATATCTACGGGTTCACTTGGGAAGACCCTCGTGAAGACCACAACATCTTGAAATTCTCGGGTGACGACACCGTTTTGGCCATCACGTCTGCGGGTGACAACATTTTGGATTACGCTGCTCTTCCAGATcccccaaaaaaaattcatgCTGTTGACTTGAACCCATGCCAAAATCATTTATTGGAGTTGAAATTGGCCTCATTTAAAACTCTCGACCAAGCCCAGGTTTGGAAGATATTTGGTGACGGTAAGATAGCAAACTTCAGAGAACTTTTGATCTCCCAGCTCAGCGCAAACATGTCATCGAACGCTTTTCAGTTTTGGGCGGATAACGGTGAAGTTACCTTCAATCCTTCTGGTAAAGGCTTGTACGACACTGGTTCAACTAGGTGGGCTTTGAGACTTGCTAAAGCTGTGTTCACCATTTTTGGAGCAAACAAATACATCAACGAGCTCTGTTCTTGCACGAACATGAAGGACCAAATCAAGATCTgggaagaaaaagtgaGACCTACACTTTTGAATCCTGTCGTCGCAACGCTTCTTATCGGTAATCCcatcttcttgtggaaaGCTCTCGGAGTTCCAGCTAACCAGGCGCAGATGATGGGTGACTCGGTTTTTAAGTATGTTGTGGACACTTTGGACCCAGTGGTTCGTCGTTCGTTGATCTCCACTGATAACTACTTCTATTACTTGACTTTGAAGGGCCGCTATTCGCCAAAGAACTGCCCCACGTACTTAACAGAGAAGGGCTTCAAAAACCTTACAACTGTGCGTAAGGATGGTACAGCTCCAATTGACAACATCCGTCTTCACACTGACACTTTAAACGATGTCTTTGCCCGCCTCAGCAAGAAGTCAATCACTATCGCCATCATTATGGATCACATGGACTGGTTCGATCCAAGTGGTGAAGATGCCCGTAAGGAGATTGAGGCAGTGAAGCAGTGCTTGGTGCCAGGGGGCCGTGTCATGCTCCGCTCAGCAGCTCAATTCCCATGGTATATCAAGACCTTCGAATCTTGTGGCTTCAAGTGTAAGCCAGCTGCCATAAGGCATTCGGGTGAGCTGATCGATAGAATCAACATGTATTCGTCCACCTGGGTGTGCACAAAGATTGACGACAGGAAGCCTCAAGGGGCTCGTCGTCGTATGAGCAGCCTTAAAATCTAG